A stretch of Oceanivirga salmonicida DNA encodes these proteins:
- the gatB gene encoding Asp-tRNA(Asn)/Glu-tRNA(Gln) amidotransferase subunit GatB, with translation MNYESVIGLEVHIQLKTKSKIWCSASANYDLEDPNTCITPTSIGEPGALPKLNDEVLNYAIKAALALGCEINKVSYFDRKNYFYPDSPKNYQITQFYKPYAQNGKLEVVTNSGKQFNVEIERIQIEEDTAKSIHTTNESLLNFNRASMPLLEIITRPVIQNSEQAYAYLNALKERIKYTKASDVSMELGSLRCDANVSVRKKGETKLGTRTETKNLNSFKAVVKAIEYEINRQIEVLEQGGRIVQETRLWDEENGVTRVMRSKEDAMDYRYFPDPDLPAVIITDERLEKMKESMPEFADEKLIRFINEYNIPELEAKSLVSELELSNYFEKVVNLTNNPRLACNWILTEVLRVLKEKNENIDDFNISADRLAKLIMLIENNTISSKIAKEVFSIMLTNADNPEKIVKDNNLVQVTDTGFIEELVKKVLSENPEAVLDLKNGRDRAMKHLMGQAMKLSKGKANPKLVTDLINKEIQK, from the coding sequence ATGAATTATGAATCAGTGATAGGTTTAGAGGTACATATACAATTAAAAACTAAATCTAAGATATGGTGTAGTGCTAGTGCTAATTATGATTTAGAAGATCCAAATACTTGTATAACACCTACATCTATTGGAGAACCTGGAGCATTACCTAAGTTAAATGATGAAGTATTAAATTATGCAATTAAAGCAGCCCTAGCATTAGGTTGCGAAATAAATAAAGTGAGTTATTTTGATAGAAAAAATTATTTCTACCCTGATTCACCTAAAAATTATCAAATTACACAATTTTATAAACCATATGCTCAAAATGGGAAATTAGAAGTAGTTACTAATAGTGGTAAGCAATTTAATGTTGAGATAGAAAGAATACAAATAGAAGAAGATACTGCTAAAAGCATACATACTACTAATGAAAGTTTATTAAATTTTAATAGAGCATCAATGCCTTTATTAGAAATAATAACTAGACCAGTAATACAAAATTCAGAACAAGCATATGCATATCTTAATGCATTAAAAGAAAGAATAAAATATACAAAAGCAAGTGATGTTAGTATGGAACTAGGTTCACTTAGATGTGATGCTAATGTTTCAGTTAGAAAAAAAGGGGAAACTAAATTAGGGACTAGAACAGAAACAAAGAATTTAAACTCATTTAAAGCAGTAGTCAAAGCAATAGAATATGAGATAAATAGACAAATAGAAGTTTTAGAACAAGGTGGTCGTATAGTTCAAGAAACTAGATTATGGGATGAAGAAAATGGTGTAACAAGAGTTATGCGTTCTAAAGAAGATGCAATGGATTATAGATATTTCCCAGACCCTGATTTACCTGCAGTTATAATCACAGATGAAAGATTAGAAAAAATGAAAGAATCTATGCCAGAATTTGCTGATGAAAAATTAATTAGGTTTATAAATGAATATAATATACCTGAATTAGAAGCAAAATCTTTGGTAAGTGAATTAGAACTTTCGAACTATTTTGAAAAAGTTGTAAATCTTACAAATAATCCAAGATTAGCATGTAATTGGATATTAACAGAAGTATTGAGAGTATTAAAAGAAAAAAATGAAAATATTGACGATTTTAATATTAGTGCTGATAGATTGGCTAAGTTAATAATGTTAATTGAAAATAATACAATTAGTTCAAAAATAGCAAAGGAAGTATTTAGTATAATGTTAACTAATGCAGATAATCCTGAAAAAATAGTTAAAGATAATAATTTAGTACAAGTTACAGATACAGGATTTATAGAAGAACTAGTAAAAAAAGTATTGTCTGAAAATCCAGAAGCAGTGCTTGATCTTAAAAATGGTCGTGATAGAGCAATGAAACATTTAATGGGACAAGCTATGAAATTATCAAAAGGAAAAGCAAATCCTAAGTTAGTAACAGATTTAATTAATAAGGAAATACAAAAATGA
- the gatA gene encoding Asp-tRNA(Asn)/Glu-tRNA(Gln) amidotransferase subunit GatA, whose amino-acid sequence MNIYDYSALEIAAKIKEGTLSKEEVLTALVDRIESIDNKIGAYVDYNLDKALEQAKLITDKNISKLYGVPVVLKDNIVSKGDKTTAASKILSNYVGTYDATVVKKMKEAGIIPFGKANMDEFAMGSSNENSSIKQVSNPFDLDRIPGGSSGGSSAMIAAKEAFIALGSDTGGSVRQPAALCGTVGLKPTYGRVSRYGLMAFGSSLDQIGILARNSADIAALLEIIAGYDELDATSSNMPVPEYTNLLDKDIKDLVIGLPEEYFTEDLDIKIKESIELAIENLKKLGVKFKKINLKHTKYAISTYYIISSAEAASNLARFDGVRYGIRKNSENVEDMYVESRSKGFGAEVKRRIMIGNYVLCSGFYDAYYKKASQVRRLIKEDFVNALNEVDLILTPTSPFVAFKKGDKIKDPIAMYLSDIYTVSISLAGLPAISVPISKVDGLPVGMQLIGNYFREDLILNVANKYEKIRGEFIYPEF is encoded by the coding sequence GTGAACATATATGATTATTCAGCACTAGAAATAGCCGCGAAAATAAAAGAAGGAACTTTATCAAAAGAAGAAGTTTTAACTGCGTTAGTTGATAGAATTGAAAGTATTGATAATAAGATTGGTGCTTATGTTGATTATAATTTAGATAAAGCCTTGGAACAAGCAAAATTAATAACAGATAAAAACATATCAAAATTATATGGTGTGCCAGTAGTTCTTAAAGATAATATAGTATCAAAAGGTGATAAAACAACAGCAGCTTCTAAAATATTATCAAATTATGTAGGAACTTATGATGCAACTGTAGTAAAGAAAATGAAAGAAGCAGGTATAATTCCATTTGGTAAAGCCAATATGGACGAATTTGCTATGGGGTCATCTAATGAAAATTCAAGTATAAAGCAAGTATCTAATCCATTTGATTTAGATAGAATACCTGGTGGTTCTAGTGGCGGAAGTAGTGCTATGATTGCTGCAAAGGAAGCCTTTATTGCACTTGGATCTGATACTGGTGGTAGTGTTAGACAACCAGCAGCACTTTGTGGAACAGTTGGTCTAAAGCCTACTTACGGTAGAGTATCTAGATATGGTCTTATGGCTTTTGGATCATCATTAGATCAAATAGGAATACTTGCTAGAAATTCTGCTGATATTGCAGCATTACTAGAAATAATAGCAGGTTACGATGAATTAGATGCAACTAGTTCTAATATGCCTGTACCAGAGTATACTAATTTACTAGATAAAGATATAAAAGATTTAGTAATAGGATTACCTGAAGAATATTTCACAGAAGATTTAGATATTAAAATTAAAGAAAGTATAGAATTAGCAATAGAAAATTTAAAAAAATTAGGAGTCAAATTCAAAAAAATTAATTTAAAACATACAAAATATGCAATCTCAACTTATTATATTATCTCATCAGCTGAAGCAGCATCTAATTTAGCAAGATTTGATGGAGTAAGATATGGAATAAGAAAAAATAGTGAAAATGTTGAAGATATGTATGTTGAAAGTAGAAGTAAAGGTTTTGGAGCAGAAGTAAAAAGAAGAATAATGATAGGTAATTATGTTTTATGTTCTGGTTTTTATGATGCATATTATAAAAAGGCATCACAGGTTAGAAGATTGATAAAAGAAGATTTTGTTAATGCATTAAATGAAGTTGATTTAATATTAACACCAACTTCGCCATTTGTTGCTTTTAAAAAAGGTGATAAAATTAAAGATCCTATTGCTATGTATTTATCAGATATATATACTGTTTCCATAAGTTTAGCGGGATTACCTGCTATATCAGTCCCTATTTCAAAAGTAGATGGACTTCCTGTTGGAATGCAGTTAATAGGAAACTATTTTAGAGAAGATTTAATTTTAAATGTTGCAAATAAATATGAAAAAATAAGAGGAGAATTTATATATCCAGAATTTTAA
- the gatC gene encoding Asp-tRNA(Asn)/Glu-tRNA(Gln) amidotransferase subunit GatC produces the protein MISREETLKIAKLSKLKFDDEELKNINESMNKILSHIENLNEVDVTNVEPLYSINEITDVTRIDNVKNTVDKKDFLSNAPEKDEDFIILPKIVG, from the coding sequence ATGATTAGTAGAGAAGAAACTTTAAAAATTGCAAAATTATCTAAATTAAAATTTGATGATGAAGAATTAAAAAATATAAATGAGTCTATGAATAAAATATTATCACATATTGAAAACTTAAATGAAGTGGATGTAACTAATGTAGAGCCTTTATATAGCATAAATGAAATAACTGATGTTACAAGAATAGATAATGTAAAAAATACAGTAGATAAAAAAGATTTTTTAAGTAATGCACCTGAAAAAGATGAAGATTTTATAATATTACCTAAAATAGTAGGTTAA
- a CDS encoding pseudouridine synthase, whose amino-acid sequence MRINKYIALSGFCSRRKADELIESGRVNINNRIAVKGDIVTETDIVRLDGEKIKYKNNQFEYYILNKPTRVICSSDDKFGRTTAISLIKSNKRLFTYGRLDYMTEGLIIISNDGDLYNHIMHPSKKLYKSYIARLDKEMTEEHMEIIRNGVFVDGYRTAPCKVKKLAKTEIRIAIFEGKNRQIRKMVEILGYNVKSLKRVKIGELVLGSLEVGKYRQLTVDEIKYLKSL is encoded by the coding sequence ATGAGAATTAATAAATATATTGCATTATCAGGTTTTTGTTCGAGAAGAAAAGCAGATGAATTAATAGAAAGTGGAAGAGTAAATATCAATAATAGAATTGCTGTAAAAGGTGATATAGTTACTGAAACTGATATAGTTAGATTAGATGGAGAAAAGATAAAATATAAAAATAATCAATTTGAATATTATATCTTAAATAAACCAACAAGGGTAATATGTTCTAGTGATGATAAATTTGGTAGAACAACGGCGATATCACTAATTAAATCAAACAAGAGACTATTTACATATGGTAGATTAGATTATATGACAGAAGGACTTATAATAATTAGTAATGATGGAGATTTATATAACCATATTATGCATCCAAGTAAGAAACTATATAAAAGTTATATAGCAAGACTTGATAAGGAAATGACAGAAGAACACATGGAAATAATAAGAAATGGTGTATTCGTAGATGGTTATAGAACTGCACCTTGTAAAGTTAAAAAATTAGCAAAAACTGAAATTAGAATAGCAATATTTGAAGGTAAAAATAGACAAATTAGAAAAATGGTAGAAATACTAGGATATAATGTAAAATCATTAAAAAGAGTAAAAATTGGAGAATTAGTATTAGGTTCACTAGAAGTTGGTAAATATAGACAACTTACTGTAGATGAAATAAAATACTTGAAAAGTTTATAG
- the scpB gene encoding SMC-Scp complex subunit ScpB, translating to MKKEIEALLFMSDKSIPITEFTEFYNISNDEFRDILKELQEEKKDEALNIIIKNGFVSIVTNPKYGEVITKFFNPSVRVKKLSKSSMETLTIIAFKGPMTKSEIEDIKGVSVDSSVQLLLEKKLIVSNERRKSVGNPKLYEVTENFYGYIGLENREELMNLDKAQWLSSLNKLESENDIDEN from the coding sequence ATGAAAAAGGAAATAGAAGCATTACTGTTTATGAGTGATAAAAGTATACCTATCACAGAATTTACAGAATTTTATAACATTTCTAATGATGAATTTAGAGATATATTAAAAGAATTGCAAGAAGAAAAAAAAGATGAAGCATTAAATATAATAATAAAAAATGGGTTTGTAAGTATAGTAACTAATCCAAAGTATGGAGAAGTAATAACTAAATTTTTTAATCCTAGTGTTAGAGTTAAAAAATTAAGTAAATCTAGTATGGAAACTCTTACTATCATAGCCTTTAAAGGACCTATGACTAAATCTGAGATAGAAGATATTAAAGGTGTAAGTGTTGACAGTAGTGTACAATTATTATTAGAAAAGAAATTAATTGTTTCAAATGAAAGAAGAAAATCTGTTGGAAATCCTAAGTTATATGAGGTTACAGAGAATTTTTATGGTTATATTGGATTAGAAAATAGAGAAGAACTAATGAACTTAGATAAAGCACAATGGCTAAGTTCATTAAATAAATTAGAAAGTGAAAATGATATAGATGAGAATTAA
- a CDS encoding rod shape-determining protein, translating into MKILKNLKKSLFKNRTLKEVGIDLGTANTVIYVRDKGIVLDEPTYIAKNNRTDKLDKAGEEAKKISGRVPKYIDIIRPLKDGVISNYEAVLVMLEEFFERISEENESPDKVIVCVPSGVTQVERRSVFNVVLDAGAKEVYLVEEPIVAAIGAGIDIFQPKGHLIVNVGAGTTEISFISSGGSSISRSIRVAGDHLDQDIVEFIKEQYSILVGIKTAELLKIKANSSQNEKEQFEIRGIGTQNSLPRSIEIVGTQVDIAISNKINAIIDNIKLALEDIEPEISADIYETGIFLAGGGANIRILKKRIEEEFKLKVTVSENAIHAVINGIAKILEDTEKYKDLIMSDHVEY; encoded by the coding sequence ATGAAAATATTAAAAAACTTAAAAAAATCTTTATTTAAAAATAGAACTTTAAAAGAAGTTGGAATAGATTTAGGAACTGCAAATACTGTAATATACGTTAGAGATAAAGGAATAGTACTTGATGAACCAACATATATTGCAAAAAATAATAGAACGGATAAATTAGATAAAGCAGGAGAAGAAGCTAAAAAAATATCGGGAAGAGTTCCAAAATATATAGATATAATAAGACCTTTAAAAGATGGAGTAATTTCAAATTATGAAGCAGTATTAGTAATGCTAGAAGAATTTTTTGAAAGAATTAGTGAAGAGAATGAAAGTCCTGATAAAGTTATAGTATGTGTACCTAGTGGAGTAACACAGGTTGAAAGACGTTCTGTATTTAATGTAGTTTTAGATGCAGGAGCAAAAGAAGTATATTTAGTTGAAGAACCAATAGTAGCTGCTATTGGTGCTGGAATAGATATTTTTCAACCAAAAGGGCATTTAATAGTTAATGTAGGTGCAGGAACAACTGAAATTTCCTTCATATCTTCAGGGGGTTCTTCTATATCTAGATCAATTAGGGTTGCAGGAGACCATTTAGATCAAGATATAGTTGAATTCATAAAAGAGCAATATAGTATATTAGTAGGAATTAAGACAGCAGAACTTTTAAAAATTAAGGCAAATAGTTCGCAAAATGAGAAAGAACAATTTGAGATAAGGGGAATAGGAACACAAAATTCTTTACCTAGATCTATTGAAATAGTGGGAACACAGGTTGATATTGCAATTTCAAATAAAATAAATGCAATAATAGATAATATTAAGTTAGCATTAGAGGATATAGAACCTGAAATATCTGCAGATATATACGAAACTGGAATATTTTTAGCAGGTGGTGGAGCAAATATAAGAATACTTAAAAAGAGAATTGAAGAAGAATTTAAATTAAAAGTTACTGTTTCTGAAAATGCAATACATGCAGTTATAAATGGTATTGCTAAAATTTTAGAAGATACTGAAAAATATAAAGATTTAATTATGTCTGATCATGTGGAGTATTAA